Sequence from the Fictibacillus arsenicus genome:
GTGTTGTAAACATCATTACAGGTGATGGAGCTACTGTTGGTTCGTACCTTGCTGAGCATGAAGGTGTTGATAAAGTCGCGTTCACAGGTGAAACAGGAACAGGAAAAGACATCATGGCGAAAGCATCACAGACGATTAAACGTGTGACGCTTGAGCTTGGCGGAAAATCCCCTAACCTTGTTTTTGAAGATACAGATATCGATGCTGCTGTAGATGGCTCATTGTTCGGTATTTTCTATAACACGGGTCAATCATGTGAAGCACGCTCTCGTCTTTACATTCAGGAAAGTGTTTATGAAGCATTTATGGAAAAGTTCGTTGAAAAAGCGAAGAAACTTGTTCTTGGAAATCCGCTAGATCAAGGAACGCATGTTGGTGCGATCATCTCTGAGCGCCAGCTTGAAGTAATCGACGGTTATGTGAAATCTGCTGAAGAAGAAGGAGCAACCATTGCTTTAGGAGGCGGCCGTGCTAAAGTGGATGGTTTTGAAAATGGCCACTGGTACTTGCCGACGATCATTACGGATGTAAACGAAGAAATGAAAGTGGTTAAGGAAGAAATCTTTGGTCCTGTTGTCGTTGTATCCACATTTAAGGATGAAAAAGAAGCGGTTCGTTTAGCAAATAATACAGACTTCGGTTTAGCTGCTGCGATCTGGACTAAGGATCATGCAAAAGCAACTCGTGTAGCGGGCATGATTCAAGCTGGAACGATCATGATCAATTCTCCGTTCTCAGCATTCCCAGGTACGCCGTTCGGGGGCTACAAGCAATCTGGATTCGGCCGCGAGCTTTGTATTGAAACGCTAGACCTTTATACAGAAACAAAGAGTGTAGTGTCATATACAGGATCTCGTCCATTGAATCCTTTTAATCTGTAAAACTTATAGTTTAAGCTTTGTTGCTCATGGGAGTAGTTGATTTCCGTTTCAGGATGCTCGCTTTCCGCGGGGCGTGCGGTGAGCCTCCTGCCGCTTTGCGCCGTTAGGAGTCTCCACCTGACCGCTCGTCCCGCAGGAGTCTCGCACCTTGCGCTCCAATCAACTTGCAACGAAGATCCAATAGCAACAACCTTATAGAAAAGTGTCATACAAAACAAAAGCGGGCATTCGTGCTCGCTTTTTACACACAAAAGTTAAACACTTGTTTAAAAAGAAAGGCAGGAGAGACCATGTTGCAAAATGCAGTAGTCATCGGATCTGGTGTAATGGGGAGAGGAATTGCTTACGTTTGTGCGGTTGGAGGATTTGATGTTCAGCTTGTTGATGTAAAGCAAGATCAGCTGGAAAACGCAAAAAAAGAAATCGATTCTATTTTTTCAAAAGCGGTATCTCGCGGAAAGCTGTCACAAGAAGATGCAAGCGCAGCTCAAGGAAGACTTTCTTATACTGTGCATCTAACAGCAGCTGCCAGCGGTGCAGACATAGTAATTGAAGCTGTTCCAGAAAATATAGAGATCAAGCGTGCTGTTTTTGAAGAATTAGACCATTCGGCACCAAGTCATTGCGTGCTTGCTACAAATACGTCGACGATGAGCCCTACAGAAATTGGGTCATTTACTAAGCGGCCAGAAAAAGTAATTGCGATGCATTTCTTTAACCCTGTGCATAGAATGCCGCTTGTAGAAATCGTGCGCGGCCATGAAACGGATGACGAAACGGTTGAGCTTGCAAAAGAAGCTGCTGTAAAAATGGGCAAGGAAACGGTTACGGTAAACGAGTTTCCTGGTTTCGTAACGAGCCGTATCTCTGCCATGATCGGTAACGAAGCGTTTTACATGCTTCAAGAAGGTGTGGGTACACCTGAAGATATCGATAAAGCTATTAAGCTAGGATTGAACTTCCCGATGGGACCTTTCGAACTTGGTGACCTGGTAGGACTCGACACACGATTGAATAACTTAAACTATCTTCATAAAACATTAGGTGAAAAATACCGCCCTGCTCCTCTTCTTGTCAAGTATGTCAAAGCAGGAAGACTTGGACGTAAATCAGGCAAAGGGGTTTATGATTACACCAATGAAGGCAGCGGGGTGAAGAAGTAATGAAAGAGGTTGTTATTGTTGACGCTGTCCGAACACCGATCGGCCGCTATAAAGGTGTTCTAAAGTCAGTAAGACCGGACGATCTTGGTGCAGTCGTTATTTCAGCTCTATTAGAAAGAAATTCAGCATTGCCTCCATCGGACATTGAAGAAGTTATTTTTGGGAATGCAAACGGAGCTGGTGAAGACAATCGAAACGTAGCCCGTATGTCTGCGCTTTTGGCAGGACTGCCTGTTGAGGTTGGCGGAACAACGATCAATCGCCTTTGCGGATCAGGAATGGATGCGGTAATCTATGCTGCGCGTGCCATCATGGCAGGTGAAGGCGATGTATTTATTGCTGGAGGAACAGAGAGCATGACGAGGGCACCTTTAGTTATGGGTAAACCGGAAGTCGAATATCCGCGCGGCGATATGAAGATGTTCGATACGACGATCGGCTGGCGTTTTGTTAATCCGCTTATGCATGAAAAATTCGGAACAGATTCTATGCCTGAAACGGCAGAGAATGTAGCGAAGAAATATGACATCTCAAGAGAAGCACAAGATCAGTTCGCATTCAGTTCTCAGCAAAAAGCTAAAAAAGCGATGGAACAAGACCGATTTAAAGATGAGATCGTACCCGTGAGATTAGTTGACCGAAAAGGAAATGAAACGTGGGTGACAGAAGATGAGCATCCTCGTCCAGAAACTTCACTGGAGAAGCTCGGGACACTTAAACCGTTGTTTAAAGACGGAACTGTGACGGCAGGAAACGCTTCAGGGGTAAATGATGGAGCATCCGCACTTTTATTAATGAGCCGTGAAAAAGCGGATGAGCTAGGTCTTAAACCGTTAGCAAGGTATGTATCTTCAGGTGTGGCTGGATTAGAACCTGCGATCATGGGTGTTGGACCGATCGAAGCATCACGTAAAGCATTAAAACGTGCAGGCTTATCTGTGACTGATTTGGACTTGATCGAATTGAATGAGGCATTTGCTTCACAATCATTGGCATGCATGTACGAACTTGGACTAGATTCAGAAAAAGTAAACGTAAACGGCGGTGCCATTGCATTCGGTCATCCGCTTGGAGCAAGCGGTGCAAGGATTTTGACGACGCTGATCCATGAAATGAAAAAGCAAGGTTCGCGCTACGGTCTTGCGACAATGTGTATTGGTGTAGGGCAGGGAATCGCTTCTGTTGTTGAAGCCATTAATGAGTAGGAGGATTATCCGATGAGTGCCATTTTATATGAAGTAAAAGACCATGTTGCCTATGTAACATTGAACCGTCCTGAGGTATTGAACTGTTTTAACTATGCAACGCTAAAAGAACTAGAAGAGACAGTCGAAGACATTCATCACAACAATGACGTCCGTGTTGTTATTTTTACAGGAGCAGGAGAGAAAGCATTCAGTGCAGGGGCTGATTTAAAAGAGCGCCGTACACTGACAGAATCTGAAGTTCGACGCAACGTACGTAAGATCCGTGATGTGTTTTCTGCGGTAGAAGCTTTGCCTCAGCCTACAATCTGTGCGATCAACGGCCACGCGTTTGGCGGAGGATTTGAGCTTGCGCTAGCTTGTGATCTTCGCGTTTCTGTAAGAGAAGCTTCCATGGGGTTAACAGAACTTAGCTGGGCAATCATTCCAGGAGCTGGTGGAACGCAGCGCTTGCCAAGACTGATCGGTCAGGCAAAAGCGATGGAGCTAATTTTAACAGCGAAAAAGATGATGGCAGAAGAGGCATTTTCTTATGGTATCTTAAACCAGGTAACATCCAGAGAAGAATTGAAGGCTGTCTGTGAGAACTATGCGTCGCTTATTATGAAGAATGGACCTGTTGCGGTACAGCAAGCAAAATATGCGATCAAATATGGAAGCGAAGTTGATCTTCAGACAGGCTTGGCTATCGAGGCTAAAGCGTATGAAGTGACGATTCCTACAAAAGACCGAATGGAAGCACTTGTTGCTTTTGGAGAAAAAAGACCACCTGTATTCAAAGGAGAGTAACTTGTTTTCGCTCATATTGTTCTGGTAGGATTATACAGACAATTACAGGTACAAATGAGGTTAAATACAATGCAAAACAGTTTAAACACACGTTCCATGATTTTTACCCTTTATGGGGATTATATAAGGCATTATGGAAGTGAAATATGGATCGGCAGCCTGATTCGTCTTTTAGAAGAGTTTGGCCATAATGAACAAGCTGTAAGGGCAGCTATTTCAAGAATGAACAAACAGGGATGGATCGCTGCCAGAAAGCAAGGAAACAAAAGTTATTATTACTTAACCGAACGCGGTAAAAAGCGGATGGATGAGGCTGCAAAAAGAATATTTAAAGTGCAGCAGGAACCATGGAACGGGGAATGGCTGATGTTCACCTACACCATTCCTGAAGAAAAAAGAAGCATTAGGGATGAACTTCGTAAAGAGCTTGTATGGAGCGGCTTCGGGCTCCTCGCAAACAGCTTTTGGATTTCGCCTCATCAGTCTTCTGAACAGGTTCAGTTGATGATCGATAAATATCAGATCGAAGACTACGTTCATTCATTTACGGCCGTTTATAATGGTCCTAATGAGAATGAAAAGCTCGTTTCTGAGTGCTGGGATCTCAATGATATCAACACGAAATACAATGAGTTTATCGTGACTTATTCACAAAAATATGTGATCGATAAGAACAAGATCGAAAAAGGC
This genomic interval carries:
- a CDS encoding aldehyde dehydrogenase family protein, coding for MSTAKMEVKAVKRDQYDMIIGGQSTAGSEGEYFVTYNPATGEPLAKVAKATKADVDRAVQAARTAFETGKWKRSPVNKRSRTMNKIASIMRSRFNELVELEILNSGKSLSAAQGQVMQAIEDFEFYAGAIVSHRGAVNPMPGPFMNYTLKEPLGVCAQIIPWNYPMMMAAWKIAPAIATGCSVILKPASLTPLTAIVMTEICHEAGVPEGVVNIITGDGATVGSYLAEHEGVDKVAFTGETGTGKDIMAKASQTIKRVTLELGGKSPNLVFEDTDIDAAVDGSLFGIFYNTGQSCEARSRLYIQESVYEAFMEKFVEKAKKLVLGNPLDQGTHVGAIISERQLEVIDGYVKSAEEEGATIALGGGRAKVDGFENGHWYLPTIITDVNEEMKVVKEEIFGPVVVVSTFKDEKEAVRLANNTDFGLAAAIWTKDHAKATRVAGMIQAGTIMINSPFSAFPGTPFGGYKQSGFGRELCIETLDLYTETKSVVSYTGSRPLNPFNL
- a CDS encoding 3-hydroxyacyl-CoA dehydrogenase, encoding MLQNAVVIGSGVMGRGIAYVCAVGGFDVQLVDVKQDQLENAKKEIDSIFSKAVSRGKLSQEDASAAQGRLSYTVHLTAAASGADIVIEAVPENIEIKRAVFEELDHSAPSHCVLATNTSTMSPTEIGSFTKRPEKVIAMHFFNPVHRMPLVEIVRGHETDDETVELAKEAAVKMGKETVTVNEFPGFVTSRISAMIGNEAFYMLQEGVGTPEDIDKAIKLGLNFPMGPFELGDLVGLDTRLNNLNYLHKTLGEKYRPAPLLVKYVKAGRLGRKSGKGVYDYTNEGSGVKK
- a CDS encoding thiolase family protein, which codes for MKEVVIVDAVRTPIGRYKGVLKSVRPDDLGAVVISALLERNSALPPSDIEEVIFGNANGAGEDNRNVARMSALLAGLPVEVGGTTINRLCGSGMDAVIYAARAIMAGEGDVFIAGGTESMTRAPLVMGKPEVEYPRGDMKMFDTTIGWRFVNPLMHEKFGTDSMPETAENVAKKYDISREAQDQFAFSSQQKAKKAMEQDRFKDEIVPVRLVDRKGNETWVTEDEHPRPETSLEKLGTLKPLFKDGTVTAGNASGVNDGASALLLMSREKADELGLKPLARYVSSGVAGLEPAIMGVGPIEASRKALKRAGLSVTDLDLIELNEAFASQSLACMYELGLDSEKVNVNGGAIAFGHPLGASGARILTTLIHEMKKQGSRYGLATMCIGVGQGIASVVEAINE
- a CDS encoding enoyl-CoA hydratase-related protein, with product MSAILYEVKDHVAYVTLNRPEVLNCFNYATLKELEETVEDIHHNNDVRVVIFTGAGEKAFSAGADLKERRTLTESEVRRNVRKIRDVFSAVEALPQPTICAINGHAFGGGFELALACDLRVSVREASMGLTELSWAIIPGAGGTQRLPRLIGQAKAMELILTAKKMMAEEAFSYGILNQVTSREELKAVCENYASLIMKNGPVAVQQAKYAIKYGSEVDLQTGLAIEAKAYEVTIPTKDRMEALVAFGEKRPPVFKGE
- the paaX gene encoding phenylacetic acid degradation operon negative regulatory protein PaaX, with translation MQNSLNTRSMIFTLYGDYIRHYGSEIWIGSLIRLLEEFGHNEQAVRAAISRMNKQGWIAARKQGNKSYYYLTERGKKRMDEAAKRIFKVQQEPWNGEWLMFTYTIPEEKRSIRDELRKELVWSGFGLLANSFWISPHQSSEQVQLMIDKYQIEDYVHSFTAVYNGPNENEKLVSECWDLNDINTKYNEFIVTYSQKYVIDKNKIEKGEMTDGECFVERTKLVHEYRKFLFIDPGLPQELLPAEWLGDHAASLFSDYYRALAGPASRFFESIYSDGNALKKNSEFDALNHPLIQENRS